Below is a genomic region from Zea mays cultivar B73 chromosome 9, Zm-B73-REFERENCE-NAM-5.0, whole genome shotgun sequence.
tcgaagctatcgacgatgccctattctctgtcttatccccactccgcaagaagttttcgttatagatctcttggatctattaccactcttcttggttaggttgataggattgttctttagtattaagattttcgattagatcggtaatggcgatattaCATTATaatggttttctaatccctaatattgctatataaaccTTGACtccttatacttttgctttcgtgccattgtattgccacccttgcgcaatatctaccttgatatattaaacctttgcctctctacttttctccttgataatgctttctccctaactcacttcatatccttggttgtatcattcatcctcactttaatagttcatggttatcttatttcactcttgtACATGAACAAATATGtattgtctaactccttgataattctaaTATGATTCCTTcactttataatatctttcttcttccaaaccttgtctcaccttttgttttgattgaatgagtagaattggattgtgttgtgccggtatgcttgagttcattgtcctttgtgttcatgtttgatttgattctttgaaatgattgttggtgtattgtgtgacttttgtccacaatggcatcagttagctaggtaaaaccttacatagatgggttttctctgctctctataatctgtctttgctcaaccctttcgtccctcccattcttccatacccatacagatgtcagaccttggaatgtcaactacaagtgatgtcactaagtgcaaagaatgtggtgtgttggcaagtcaaaataacactataaataaaacagctgatgaacaaacattcaagacacaaaaggatgcacaaccaaaccaacaaacaagtgaccttggaacatgttgttgttgttgtgagtactatggaattccttgtcgccagatcagtacaaacgaaagtgaaactacaaaacagaagaaccatattttgggcctgtttggttcgtggctaactatgccacactttgcctaaggttagtcgttcgaattgaagaactaaccttaggcagaaaagttaggcaaagtgtggtaaGTTAGGCAgccaaccaaacaggccctttattttctggcataaaaagacagatgtctccccaagaacaactaatagcagattctctcatacctaatgcacttTCAGTTGATGAGTTccaaagtattccaaaaaggaaacatcacaaggatgtccagccccaagaagaaacacatgagtgttacattgatggatagactattacttgcacacagtttcagcctcgtggtcgcatcaggtccaagaaacaaaaagggaaacatggaaaaagtcaagaaataacttcaagaaaagcttgctattaatgtggacgtgaaggtcattacttccgtaactgtcctgagaagagttcactacagatcacctccgagatgaagctatctcagtcttcagacatggaatatgaacaaaaatgcacagaaattctaccaacaacgtaaagacaactccaccatgtaacttatcaagtcgtgcttgctttggctgtggtgataccggccatcttgttaatagttgtcctaaaaaagatgtggagatcaataaggtccaaaagaaaagacaacaccctcaaactcaTGTGTCAACAAAGAATAACCAACGGAAAAAGTCCATATgaaggataagttatgcagtgataggaaccattccatatgatAATGCAGTAATtgttggaacactagtcattcacacaactATCGCCACCatgttgtatgatcctcgtacaacacattccTTTATCGGTActcagtttgcaacaaagtatggtatctttaagtgtctCTTAAGATCAAGGATGACCATCATTGCACCCGAaagaaaaatgttagtaaactacatatgtccaaatgtaagtgttaaaatcaatgggatagattttctagctgatcttatagtgatagaatcaatgggaaaggatgtgattcttggaaagaattggttacaaagaactaaggcagtaatccaacatactgagagaaccatgtgtttggaaaccccatctggagaaagaatagtagttgaagacaatcgacctccagctctgattggtgcatctaacaaggaagaataatatatcatttagctagaagaaggagtatgtctcacgaagaaaaaaaatgtcaaggtgttgcccctttcaagatttgtaattgtgctaagtgatatatgaataaatttggagaatctctcgcacctattatgttttgcctctttataaagagaataaagtatggtgtcatctgctatatACAAACAATATGATGCTCtactctagttgccctaaagtcccgctcaagttttctctcaatttgtgctcaaagaaatattGTTGGATCAaaaagatgatttggatatcatgctctgaaatctataaagttcAAAAGATCTTTGTTAAGGATTATAACACCGGTACACTCTTGTAGTTTGATGAAGCTAGGCGGAATCGCAAATCGTTCTTAACTAATCTTATCTTGGAAATCAAAAAGTTGTGTTCgctctttatcttaatgtcatacaagcctcttatgcagtctgtctcactaactcttttaccctctgactagatgatgaaccccaatggaaatgaagtaaatgatgccaacgacaatattcctactttaacaactatgaacgagaaaaatgagtcacagagatattcgatgaatggaatgaagaacaacaaaaggaatagaaaaatgtttggatacatgattagtgcacctcaaccacaagcaaaagccacgaaacacatggatacccaaacagaagaatcaagtcaggctcagctatatgagatacaaacacccagtcaaccctcaccccctgttggtcaagcaaagttgactcgcaaagaactcaaagcaagaggtgcttgctactactgcaaaaatgaaggacatattatttgcgaatgccccaagaagcgtctagaccaacTAGAGAAGAAAGttgccaagcatgacctaagcaataattcataagacccaccattttataagtatgatgatgaaggtcgcttgattagtatacattgcggagcaaagaagtaaggaagttTCTTAAGTTTGGAAGAGTTCAAGGTGAACTAGGAACCTAACTatgtatctcctttgctttcgtgctagccttccttaatctcgaggacgagattttttttaagaggggtagatttgtaacactgtaaaaatcattaaataaaaaatgcatttagttattaatggtatttatggtaataaattttcttttaagtgtttgttatttatttccatttggaatgatttttgattgctaATAATTGATTTTTGAATGTTTAATAGCATTTATTCTTAATTGAAAAatagaaataaataatataataattagtccaaaaataagtATTTTATTTAAAACAATTATgttttaattattatgaattttagggttatatAAAATATGTTTTCGAATTtataaaaggaaatagaaaaaaagagaaagaaaaaaactAACTAAACCTTAACCTAACAtttggcccattaggcccatgtaagtcgcgccgccccctgcacccTAAATAAAGATATTCTTCCATACTGGTATTTTTAAATTGTATATTTGATCTGGGTACAAAAATTCACAGCAAAACTTGAGTTCAAATTTGAGATTCAAAAATAAAGAGAAAATAAaacaaaacagaaaaagaaaacaaaagaaaGCGTGTGCTGGGCCCAAACTTCCCCCGCGGCCCATCGTGTTCCGTGGGCGCGGCCTGCTCCATCAGTACGCGCGCCGACATGTGGTCCCTACATGTCAGTGGGCACCTCAGGTCCGCGCAGCACTAGCTTGTCGCTGACGACTGGGACCCACTTGTCGGTCTCGTGCGTGCACTGCACAATTGAGCTAGGTCTGACTGAACCATGGGTCCAGTTTGTCATTCCACCCTTAGCGGTTTTCTTGCACTCACTGGCGCGTGGGCCATATCTCTCCTCCGCGTGTAACGACCGCGCGATTTGCACGGATGCCGAGGCCAACTGGGAGCGCCAGGAGATCAGAGGGTTGTTAGGCTGTGGTGCTGGGTACAAAAGCGCCATATCCACCACCCCCTTAGCATTTGAAGCACGTTATTCAACCACCATCGCCCGCCGCGCTGTGATTTCGGAAGGAGGATCAGAGCGCCGCCGTGATCCACTCCTCGTCTGTGCCTCGGTGGGCGGAGTATTGTGCCTGTGGCACCGGGGCTCGTCACCGGTCTGCGCCTGAGACCTCGATCGTGGTCGTGGAGCTGGGTGCCTGCCGCGGGATATCCGAGCGGGATTGGCTGAGTCGGCGTCAACCTCGGTGAGTGTCTTCTCTCGTTGCAGTAGTGTCTGGCTACCAATACCGATCGGTGGAGGCGGAGTAGAGTGCGATTGCAAGGTCTAGGCACCACCGGCGGTGGTTGTGGTGTTTCACGCCGGGATTGGGGGCACGCACCAGTAGGGTGCGCGCGGTCGGCTTCGTGGCGGGCTGTCGAGATGAAGAAGACGACACATCGTCCGTAGATCGGGGAACCGACAGCTAGGATTGGGCACGCGGATCGTTTGGGCGAGATTAAATCCGAGCCGTGGATGACGGATCGGAGCGTCAGCGCTGCGTACCGCTTCATCACCTGGGCGATCTAATCTGGCGCGTCCAGAGTAAATCGAACGGCGGAGATCACATGTTGACGCTTCGCCGAGGTGAAATTGTAAATGAGCCCCTGGACCTCATAAAAATTAACCCGCAGTCCATCACATGTTTAATCTGAGTCTTGGAAATTTTATGAGTTAGCCCTTGTACTCTTTCGTATTCATGTGTGCAATCCAGAGAGATGTTAAATGGAATAGAAAATATAGAAAATTAGTTTTGTATTAAAATAAttatagaaacttgtttaaatcatataaaattcattttaattcctttttgatccattctagttgcattaattttgttttaatattaattatcacctagtaactctgtttatTCATAAAACATAGACTAAAACTATTCATTTAGCTTAATCTATATCAAccacttaataacttcagaaaatcataactcggtaactgtaactccaaatttagtgattctcgttccTACGATCCtgtactatgtttgtttgtattgcgagtagacgagcaagccactgagtGAACATCCAAAGCTTTACATACAACGACTACATTTTGGAAATTTGTAGCCTTCTACTACATTTTGGAAGTTTGTAGCCTTCTGACAGCTTTATCATACTTGTGAACAAGAGCCCAAGCAGGCAAGCACACCATAATGAGTGAGATGAACCATATTGTCCAATGGGTAGGCGGGTTATGGGGAGGTGTGTAGAATGGATATTTCAGAAATGGGTTTGGGCATGGGTAAGACCTGGTGTGTTCATACCCTCACCATAGGCAGGTCTAGAAGTCTTTATATGACCAATTCATGCTTTGTGCTATGTTGTTCATAATCAACATACGGGTAACGACTAACGAATTATGTAGTCTATTATCAGCCAGGGGCTGATTTTGTGTAAGCTACTGGGAAATGCCTTGGATGAGCTATGCAATAGCAATCACAGTGTATTCATGCGCAGGGCATAAACTACCAATACCACAAAGCATTGCCAACATAGATAAAGATCGCATAATTGTAAGAGAAATTTGGATCTGTACCATTAAAAGATTACAACTTTAGATATATATCAttgctatctcacttacatgtgggtccacatgagtcaatgacatgtgaagCCAATGGCATATATCTAAAGTTGCAattttttaatggtatagatccaattattCCTAATTGTGAATGAACATAATAGTACTACTGGGAAATGTTATGGATTCCTGAATAACACAGGGGCATGCTCGCCCCATAGAAGTACAATGTATTATATGTGGGTTAACAATGttcaaaagaaaaggctgaataacCTTGAGTTCTTTGATCTTTTCTTCAAGGCTACCATTAGTTTCCTTCAGCTGCTGTGCTTCTGAATGAAGCTGAATAACCATGCGAGTAGCATCACTTAGGATAGCAGCTTTGTCAACTTTTACTGGCTTCCCTGGTTCTAATGTAGACCCCAATTCAAGGAACCTATAAACCGTAAGAAGGAAATGAAAAGGTATGTCAATGACACATTAATTCATTTTTTGATACTTCAGTGTCAGCAAAATTATGTCTACGGTTTACCTATCATTCAGCTTGTTCCTCCTCATTTTTTCCCTAGAAGCTTTAGATGTTGGCACATGCACATCATTGGATCCTGACCTCAAATTGCAAGTTGCAATAGAGTTACAATTGTATGGATGATGTCATCATACATCAAGACAATATGAATACTTTTCTTAAGCCATAGGGCGAAATAATAGACACACCGCTTATTGCTGCCAGGCTCCTTGAAGACATCATTGGTGTTCACATAGCTGCCCACTTCCACGCTGCAAAATAAAGGGGAATATCAATTAGCAGTTCTAGCTGTAAATGaactttctttttcctatttgctACTACCTAAGTTCAACCAAATAACATGTAAGGCATTGAGCTCTACCCATATGGGGTAGACTGCATTCAGTAATAAAAAAGGCATCGAATAACAGAATCACTGCAAATTACTCTGAAATTAGTACCATAGCAAGATCAGTGCATACATGACAGATGGGAACTTATATCTTTGGCTCTACAGTCCAGCTTTACGATGCCATCCATGACCTAGCAGCACATCCCATTGCTCGCAACACATACTTAACGTCAGGACTGGTGACACAGTCCTCCATCAATTGAGTCGCCGACATAAAATGGTTCACGCTACAGCAGACCATCTCAATTGTTTGGGCAAATCATTGGTCACCATCACACACAATCCATCCATTCCACCGTCATAAACACAGCCTCTGCAACATGAGAACAAATCAACGAAATACCGAAAACAATTCATCCGCTCACGTCACAGTTCCATGATACTCATCGCATAGACACAGAACGCCGCCGTCACGGAACCGATCGCCAGGAACCTATGCTAAACGAAAGCATCCGCATTTCCTGGAACTCGAAGGGGGGAGTGGAGGGGAGGGCGGAGGGATCGATCGATCGGTCATCTGCGCTGACCTGGGGTTGGAAGAAGACGAGGATGCGTCCCATGAGAAGGCCCCGCAGGCCACGGCCGGGAGGTCGTCGAGGATGCCGCAGTCGAGGAACCAGTCATCGCCAGTGCCGGCGCCACCATCCACTCCGTCCGGGGGAAGAGACATCGCTACCGCCGCCGCCGAAGAGAGACCCTGGGAGGGCTAGAGTAAAAGTTCGTGGGGTCTTTTCAGTGGTTCGCATAGCAGACCCAATTCCCAAGATTAGGAAGGTGGGTCATGCTGTGGACGACATGTGGGCCCAATTTCTTTCGTGTTAATGCATGGTTGGTGGACGGCGATTTGTCTTTCGGCAGGTGTGCGTCGCTGGAGAGAGCACATGCATCGGACGGGGGAGAGACTCCATGGTGCATCAGACGGTTAAGATTGATGGAAGGCAGAACGACAGGCTACCCTTgctgccttaataagtagtatagaataCTAGTCCTAAAGGAACACCTACCTAGGAAATCTTAGTGATCGatttgtaccgtgaaggaaagttgtattcaagacgcaACTTACTATATTTCTATTGTATAATTGCATATTCATGACATAGCATAAGCATTCATATATGTATATTATCATGTATAGAACACGAGGAAGAATCCGTAGTAGAGGAAGAAGTTGTCTCCCAGAGTGAGAATCCTCTACTGGAGAACAACTTTTATTTCGATATCTGCGGTATGGTAACAGaaactcctacaacacaaggcaagctccagtgcattatcccttttctttatcaccttatatgatgcattaggtgataggaattgtgtgacaaacagttgatgcatttccttccttggaaaatttggtTACCAAGCCTTGTTacctattttatttaaacaagttttctaatgcttagtcttgctatagaaaacaaaatgttttgttttgaaaaggtgatgcttcacactagatgggaatttttacaacgaaaagacttatgatggtgaatccatcatggacgtgatgggttcaacatctgaaaggaGTACctatgtcaggtaccaaactttggggtttaAGTAATAAAGacaagaccgggcgggtgacttgcacgagaaggaagtctcggtgtagtgtctccatctaagtcgtttaaggaccgagtcgatgtaggcctgctgatcgatgaccttttaactggccacatgcctcgtcatgggtaagctttgccttggtcggaccaataccagaaaggccaccatgcaatgggagtggagagatggcgagagtagcgtgtacccaccgtggcaagaggctagacggtggagtatctgtgctctcggttggcgtgaacccattctagtcttaagagacctgggtgcaagttgacatatacaagggttaagtgctacattcaGCCGTGCATGCTCGCCTGCCCCCCCCGCGCTCGATCCCTGATCTAATCTCATTCGTCCATCTGCGATCTAGCGGTTGGAAAAGCCCGATACACCTTCGCGCGGCAGTTTTGTTTAAAAGACCCTCAGTTCTCGGGTAATAGAACCCGTCATCCCTGAATTTTGCGCGCAGGTCCCTGACTTCTTTTAAATAGACCCCTGACCATTTAAATAATCACATAATTGGGCTTAGttttatatttcaaacttcaaaacttgtttatttcatatcttttcatatgaactccaaatttactagttcaaattgcaaaatgtccatagaaatattctctgtccaaataaattatgattATCCACAGCATGTGCACTTTAATCTTATGCCTAGACTAAAGGTTAAGTTTAAGTAATAATGTATTTGTTTAGTAAAATAGATAAAAAGGAAAATGCTAATGGTACTTAGATGTTTAATGTTGTGAGATTAATAAAATGTTTTGTATGAATTGATCCCTagtataattttgtgtctcactaaaattagtaGAACTAAACTAAATAGTCCATAATATCTAGGGAATCACTGATCTCTAATTATATTAATCCCTAGCATTTAAGTCTACCCTTTATGTTCATAGTGTCTTatcaaacttgtgttcacttgattttacatgtttggtgtgctgttcatttgtacttttccaaatgtattgaatgtatgatcgctttatttagacaacgagcagcccgtggttcctgagtgtgttgccgaagatcttcctcagcaacaacctggtgaaggcaagtgtcctctgacctattatgtcctacatagtttataattcaccgtcccgcattacattattgaaacctaaggattgactaatcTGTATttgcttatccttgtttaccttttgggttatcatggttagctttatgctattgctttactttaaatcaatgaacatgatgtgaatattatgatacaATTATGTTATTCTGATGATGTTCTTGTgaaactttaggggactcaggacattttcctgagtacctctccataaggacctgtttggggagtgacaacccaggataacagtgcaaccatgagggtggaatgggacgcccttagctgattaattagaggaactagaggagtagttggcttcgtcgtagggccgtcaatggggtccgggcacagtactttctctgtcgaggctggttgcagaggttcttgatttggttttgttaatcACCCATcctttggggagaggtactgtgtttatcaaattgGAGAAACCAAataggcgactatgacctctgggaaatatttgtaaaggctacatagtgataccctgccaggccacctaggtagtggtcaatggagattggctctttccgggcagaatgggaaacatggcttgtgggtaaagtttctgacctctgtagagtgttagaaactagtatatcagctgtgctcacagttaagagcgaccttgtgatcctctttgattagaagaactttggttacattTACGATGTTGATTAATGATGatggtataattatgatctctggtatttcctcttggagggagtacatttgggtaataattgagtttattactaaaacttggctctactagtaGTAATAAATAATTGATGAACTAAAagtaactgcttaaccttaactccacatacagctagtccactttagccaaatgggacatttgctgagtacgttgatgtgtactcacccttgcattacaaaccaccccacccttggttgtccccactgtactcagtgctcgggaggagatgctggcaacatggaggattttgaggagtttcaggactaggatgagttctagtttatctaaGTGGCAAACCccaagtcagctgcctgtgaaggccttatcttctacatttcgtatttccgcactttgatgttaatgactatgttatagactcagtggatgtcttggacatcttgttgtaataaagtatTTTTCCACTATTTACAttaagcaatgtgtgatgatgtccaattatgtaatcactgtgtatgtgagtttctgatcctggcacgtacatggttcgcattcggtttaccttccaaaactgggtgtgacactcACTGTGGGATTGCCTGACACTACCTTATGTCAGGAAATCGAAAGACTAAATCTAGGAATAGTGCAACAAGGAGCCTCGatgcacttgaagcttgagtcagttattCAATGAAGGATTATTGATGGTCAGAGGGTTGATAAGGGTATGAAGTATATACGTGAGAAAATGGAAGCCGACAAAGCTACTTGTTTTAGGAAAGAGGATCATGGAGTGTTATGGTTTAaagaccgcatagtggtgcctaaGGATGCTGAACTCCATCAACAAATCTTGGATGAAGCCCATTTTAGTcggtattctattcatcctggaagtacTAAAATGTACCAAGATTTGaaacaacattactggtggactaagatgaagataGAAATCGCTCGCTATGTGGcaaaatgtgacacttgtagacgagtCAAGGCTGTGCATATGAAAACTGCTGGACATCTAAAATcattacctatcccaacatggaaatgtgaGGATATAAGTATGGATTTTTTTGTTGGATTACCCAAGGCATCTAAAGGATATGAATATTTGGGTCATAGTGGACCGGCTTACAAAGACAAGTCATTTTCTTCCAGTCAAAACTGATCACATGGAATGCCAAAGATGATAGTGTTGGACcgtggaccgcaatttgtatccaaattttgggaagagttGCATAAATCTTTGGGCACTAAATTGCTCcatagttcagcctatcatcctcaaatgaGCGGACAAatagaaagagtaaatcaaatactggaagatatgctacgagCTTGCATCTTGGAATTTCCACAAAAGTGGGATGATTGTCTGtcgttggcagagttttcttataataatagttaacAAGAGAGTATCAAAATGAAACCGTTTGAAGCCCTGTATGGATGGCGATGTAGAACACCCTTGAACTGGTCAGAACCAGGAGAACGATGGTTTTTCAGACTTGATTTGGTCAAAGAAACGGAAGAAAAAGGTCCAACACATAAGACATAACTTGAGAGAAGCTCAAGCGCGACAGAAGAATTATGCGGATAAAAGACGTCGGCCATTAATTTTTCAAGCCGGAGATCATGTGTACTTGAAAGTATCACCGATGAAAGGAGTTAGTCaattcggggttaaaggaaagttAGCGCCCCAATACATTAGTTGTTCCCTATTCTTGAACGATGTGGGCAGGTTGTGTACCGACTTCGGCTACCAGAATCATTCCTGATGtatataatgtgttccacgtatcccaattgaagaagtgtctttggaTCCCTCATCAAACTATGGATGTGTCTGATGTTAATTTGGAACCAAACTTAACCTATTCGGAATATCCCatccgagtcttggatcaaaaagaTCGAGTTACTCGAAAAagtactctcaagttttacaaagtACAGTGGAACTAACACACAGAagaagaagctacctgggagTCTAAAGATTTCTTAGAACAACATTTTGCTAAGTTCTTAGCCTCTTGTAACCTCTAGGGTTTATGCACTTTATTGTAAAGCTAGAACAAACCCCCACACCCACCCCCTGCTCTGTAagagaaaataggaaataaagttgtgacacgtttccttttccattacttatccTAGAGCCTTAAATCTCTGGACgatattcttttatgggggaaggatgtaacacccctggtgttacgagaactaaaactttggcatgacatcatatgcattgacaattCATTATGTATAATACACCTAGGATGCATCCAGTaggctaaaatttcaaaacaaacatgTCTGATGATCTGACTTGGTCAAAGAGGCCCTTGATCCTAGGTTAgagtatctccccaaggattagaAGCATGTGGACTTGTGAGATGAGCACTAGAGGATGATCTGAAAAGTTAGTAGAAATGTTCAAGAAAGGTTAAGCTTAGAGAGATTAAGTGCCATATGTACCCTAaaacactcaaaaccctaatttgAAATCCTAAAACCCTAATTAGTGTCGTATTGGGTGATTTTGTGTTCTATGCATTTTTAGTGAAAAGTATATACATCAAAGTAATAGAATAACCAAAGTTAAGCAACTTTAATGTTTGGGGATTTCCATGTTTTGTGGTCAAAATTGGGGTAAATTGCAAAAGATCCAAGAGTACCCATGTTCTTAACTCTGAAACAGTGTTAACAAGCCAGCTTTAAGTTTCTGTATCTCTTGATCCATGAAGGCTTTTCTATAAGTcattatagcaaagttgtagagctactatagtagtccaagtttgattaagtgactgaGCCCTAGGTCTATACATAAATTGGAGTAAAATGCCCTCAAGTTGCTTGATCAATTTTGGTTTCTCATCAATTTTGGAGCCGGATTATGCTTGATCTAGTGAGTAACTGCTCAAGATCCTTATGACAAAGTTGAAGCTGGTTTAT
It encodes:
- the LOC103639990 gene encoding transcription factor ILR3, translated to MSLPPDGVDGGAGTGDDWFLDCGILDDLPAVACGAFSWDASSSSSNPSVEVGSYVNTNDVFKEPGSNKREKMRRNKLNDRFLELGSTLEPGKPVKVDKAAILSDATRMVIQLHSEAQQLKETNGSLEEKIKELKCTHETDKWVPVVSDKLVLRGPEVPTDM